A section of the Alligator mississippiensis isolate rAllMis1 chromosome 8, rAllMis1, whole genome shotgun sequence genome encodes:
- the TSEN54 gene encoding tRNA-splicing endonuclease subunit Sen54 isoform X2, producing the protein MEAESPPRASRLLSPAELLAVRTRDRKVPQRSHGQKDFVPDGSEEQAERLRRCREEHWQLLAEERVERLGSLVKAEWKPNEGLVELKSPAGKFWHTMGFTDHGKQCLLPEEALYLLECGSIQLFYRNLPLSIQEAYETLLSQSTVSLLQYQVFSHLKRLGYIVLRFHPSVVPSWYERQLNLDSHCKSSGKHHRKRRRSSSPRVLDKKQKALGDPLEAEETLEKASEGQREPSHQASDGSCLSGKSKESDTGIETGDSVQVPAEITQHSASPSQCQDKAGDSSNAAEESYDGALSSRWDFSRIIFPNMASDHPCTFLPQPDKRLLPENVAVQEVDATRWRQLINQKHEKLSQKEQEQRERESRYKNSINADKEVRHCSNWQEYKLLLKQRRQQRAWRRPAHLWDQAVTPLVKPDEVASSAAVLQQISVLQPSHILDGASWLQEDTKDMKIDFDVYQADAVATFKKNDPGKPYARMCVRRFDEQIPSLRAVKQLAYQSQDVPVVFALVDNGDVTFYSFKEFKLPVDVYH; encoded by the exons ATGGAGGCCGAGTCGCCACCGCGCGCCAGCCGCCTGCTCAG CCCAGCAGAGTTGCTGGCAGTGCGAACCCGTGACCGCAAGGTTCCTCAGCGTTCGCATGGCCAGAAGGATTTCGTTCCCGATGGCTCGGAAGAGCAGGCGGAGCGGCTGCGCCGATGCCGGGAAGAGCACTGGCAGCTCCTGGCTGAGGAGCGTGTGGAGCGGCT GGGAAGTTTGGTAAAAGCTGAATGGAAGCCAAATGAAGGCCTTGTGGAACTGAAATCCCCGGCA GGGAAGTTCTGGCACACGATGGGGTTCACAGATCATGGCAAACAGTGCCTGCTACCAGAGGAAGCCCTCTATCTACTAGAGTGT GGCTCTATTCAGCTCTTTTACAGAAACCTGCCCTTGTCCATTCAGGAAGCCTATGAGACCCTGCTGTCCCAGAGTACTGTGAGCCTGCTGCAGTACCAG GTGTTCAGCCACTTGAAGAGACTGGGTTACATTGTGCTGAGATTCCACCCCAG CGTGGTCCCATCCTGGTATGAGAGGCAGCTGAACCTCGACAGTCACTGCAAGAGCTCTGGGAAACACCATCGCAAGAGGAGGAGAAGCTCTAGCCCTCG GGTACTAGACAAGAAGCAAAAAGCATTGGGAGACCCTCTGGAAGCTGAAGAGACCCTGGAAAAGGCCAGTGAGGGCCAGAGAGAGCCCAGCCACCAAGCCTCCGATGGGAGCTGTTTGTCAGGGAAGTCCAAAGAGTCAGATACTGGCATTGAAACGGGGGATTCAGTCCAAGTCCCTGCTGAAATCACACAACACAGTGCATCTCCTAGCCAGTGCCAGGATAAGGCTGGAGACTCAAGTAATGCTGCTGAGGAGAGCTATGATGGTGCCCTCTCATCCCGCTGGGACTTCTCCAGAATCATCTTCCCCAACATGGCATCTGACCATCCGTgcaccttcctgccccagcctgacAAGAGGCTTCTCCCAGAGAATGTGGCAGTCCAGGAAGTGGATGCCACCCGTTGGCGTCAGCTGATCAACCAGAAGCATGAGAAGCTGTCGCAGAAAGAGCAAGAGCAGCGGGAAAGGGAGAGCCGGTACAAAAATAGCATCAATGCAGACAAGGAGGTGAGGCATTGCTCCAACTGGCAGGAGTACAAGTTGCTCCTgaagcagaggaggcagcagagggcgTGGAGACGGCCAGCACACCTGTGGGATCAGGCAGTCACCCCGCTGGTGAAGCCGGATGAAGTTGCCTCATCAG CTGCTGTCCTCCAACAGATCAGTGTGCTACAGCCCTCCCACATCCTGGATGGAGCCTCCTG GCTGCAGGAGGACACCAAGGATATGAAGATAGACTTTGATGTGTACCAGGCAGATGCTGTTGCCACCTTTAAGAAGAATGACCCTGGGAAGCCTTACGCCAGGATGTGCGTTCGGAG
- the TSEN54 gene encoding tRNA-splicing endonuclease subunit Sen54 isoform X1: protein MLLGHPGNRPHHPPLPGHRCHAPGRACAQDAGGGLVCLSSKGTVLPPSAGSPLFREQAVSPTSLAWRKRFCGLQRSPAELLAVRTRDRKVPQRSHGQKDFVPDGSEEQAERLRRCREEHWQLLAEERVERLGSLVKAEWKPNEGLVELKSPAGKFWHTMGFTDHGKQCLLPEEALYLLECGSIQLFYRNLPLSIQEAYETLLSQSTVSLLQYQVFSHLKRLGYIVLRFHPSVVPSWYERQLNLDSHCKSSGKHHRKRRRSSSPRVLDKKQKALGDPLEAEETLEKASEGQREPSHQASDGSCLSGKSKESDTGIETGDSVQVPAEITQHSASPSQCQDKAGDSSNAAEESYDGALSSRWDFSRIIFPNMASDHPCTFLPQPDKRLLPENVAVQEVDATRWRQLINQKHEKLSQKEQEQRERESRYKNSINADKEVRHCSNWQEYKLLLKQRRQQRAWRRPAHLWDQAVTPLVKPDEVASSAAVLQQISVLQPSHILDGASWLQEDTKDMKIDFDVYQADAVATFKKNDPGKPYARMCVRRFDEQIPSLRAVKQLAYQSQDVPVVFALVDNGDVTFYSFKEFKLPVDVYH, encoded by the exons ATGCTACTAGGGCACCCTGGTAACAGGCCACATCACCCGCCGCTACCCGGGCACCGATGCCACGCACCCGGTCGTGCATGTGCCCAGGATGCAGGGGGAGGTCTGGTTTGCTTGTCAAGCAAAGGCACGGTGCTGCCTCCCAGCGCAGGGTCTCCTCTATTCAGAGAACAGGCAGTTTCCCCCACCAGCCTTGCCTGGAGGAAGCGCTTCTGCGGGCTGCAGCGAAG CCCAGCAGAGTTGCTGGCAGTGCGAACCCGTGACCGCAAGGTTCCTCAGCGTTCGCATGGCCAGAAGGATTTCGTTCCCGATGGCTCGGAAGAGCAGGCGGAGCGGCTGCGCCGATGCCGGGAAGAGCACTGGCAGCTCCTGGCTGAGGAGCGTGTGGAGCGGCT GGGAAGTTTGGTAAAAGCTGAATGGAAGCCAAATGAAGGCCTTGTGGAACTGAAATCCCCGGCA GGGAAGTTCTGGCACACGATGGGGTTCACAGATCATGGCAAACAGTGCCTGCTACCAGAGGAAGCCCTCTATCTACTAGAGTGT GGCTCTATTCAGCTCTTTTACAGAAACCTGCCCTTGTCCATTCAGGAAGCCTATGAGACCCTGCTGTCCCAGAGTACTGTGAGCCTGCTGCAGTACCAG GTGTTCAGCCACTTGAAGAGACTGGGTTACATTGTGCTGAGATTCCACCCCAG CGTGGTCCCATCCTGGTATGAGAGGCAGCTGAACCTCGACAGTCACTGCAAGAGCTCTGGGAAACACCATCGCAAGAGGAGGAGAAGCTCTAGCCCTCG GGTACTAGACAAGAAGCAAAAAGCATTGGGAGACCCTCTGGAAGCTGAAGAGACCCTGGAAAAGGCCAGTGAGGGCCAGAGAGAGCCCAGCCACCAAGCCTCCGATGGGAGCTGTTTGTCAGGGAAGTCCAAAGAGTCAGATACTGGCATTGAAACGGGGGATTCAGTCCAAGTCCCTGCTGAAATCACACAACACAGTGCATCTCCTAGCCAGTGCCAGGATAAGGCTGGAGACTCAAGTAATGCTGCTGAGGAGAGCTATGATGGTGCCCTCTCATCCCGCTGGGACTTCTCCAGAATCATCTTCCCCAACATGGCATCTGACCATCCGTgcaccttcctgccccagcctgacAAGAGGCTTCTCCCAGAGAATGTGGCAGTCCAGGAAGTGGATGCCACCCGTTGGCGTCAGCTGATCAACCAGAAGCATGAGAAGCTGTCGCAGAAAGAGCAAGAGCAGCGGGAAAGGGAGAGCCGGTACAAAAATAGCATCAATGCAGACAAGGAGGTGAGGCATTGCTCCAACTGGCAGGAGTACAAGTTGCTCCTgaagcagaggaggcagcagagggcgTGGAGACGGCCAGCACACCTGTGGGATCAGGCAGTCACCCCGCTGGTGAAGCCGGATGAAGTTGCCTCATCAG CTGCTGTCCTCCAACAGATCAGTGTGCTACAGCCCTCCCACATCCTGGATGGAGCCTCCTG GCTGCAGGAGGACACCAAGGATATGAAGATAGACTTTGATGTGTACCAGGCAGATGCTGTTGCCACCTTTAAGAAGAATGACCCTGGGAAGCCTTACGCCAGGATGTGCGTTCGGAG